DNA from Borrelia hispanica CRI:
TTAAGTTTAGCTAAATGTTTATTTGAATTACAACCATATAAAAATAACGTGAAACAAAGTATTAATATACTTTTATTTTTATTCATAAAATATTCTCCTTATTTATAAATTATACATGATCTTTTGCTTTTAGGAGTATACTGGTAAGCTTTTGTTTGTTGGTTTTGTAAAATTGTTATTTTGTTATAGAGTTTATGTTAAGCTAAATTAATTTTTGTTAATTTAGAAGGTTGAAGAGATATGAATAAAGTAAAAAGAGCATATGAAGATTATGCCATGTATTTTGAAGAAGGTCGATTAAATGATGCTGAAATAGCGAAAGAGCTTTGTGTTTCACGAGCTAATGTATGTAAGATGAGACAAAAATGGGCAAGTAGTCAAGATAATCCAAAAGAGTTTGATAGTGATAATAAAATAACCATTTGTAAAACTACTCTTAATAGTGTCTTAGATCGAGTACTTGAAAACAATGCCAAAGCACGTGAGCTTAAAAGTCAATTTAGTATAACGAAAAGTCAACTTGGACTTAAGTTTATGAAGGCATTTAATAATTATTTAGAATTAGAACTT
Protein-coding regions in this window:
- a CDS encoding DUF603 domain-containing protein, which translates into the protein MNKVKRAYEDYAMYFEEGRLNDAEIAKELCVSRANVCKMRQKWASSQDNPKEFDSDNKITICKTTLNSVLDRVLENNAKARELKSQFSITKSQLGLKFMKAFNNYLELELEDCIEEIDLLEREIKMIKNKGNSRELQDKKIKLKDLKREKEDKTMKLCYETMKKL